TGGTTGTACCATTGTTTGTTAGCGTTTAGGTGGTTGGAGGGGTGAAGATAGGCAAAAGGCCACGCAATTCGCAACCGATTTCAACTGGAATTGACAGGTTTTTTCAGGGGGCTTTAATTTTTGATTTGTTCGTTTCCTCTTGCTTATCTCTCGTTTATTTTATGTTTTAAGGCCCTTTTTGAGAAAACGGGCTAAAAACGGGTATCTTTAGTTGAATACGGACTTTTGGCCAATGCTTTCAACGTGTAGGCAACCTTGGGGGAAAAAAATTCCGTTTAAGACAAAAAACATAAATGACTCTGTTCCCACACAATTGCCAACTATGACAAATCCAAACCCGAATCTCAGCGCCACTGAAAGTATTGAGGAGTCTGAGATTACCAATAAATCTATTGGCTCTACTGAGATAGACAGTTTTGTAGAGCCTAACGTAGACAGAAGCTCCCAGAACGCCCTCCCTCGCACCGTACTTCGGCCCAACACCTACTCTTTGCTGGACGGCGAATGGAAATTCCAGCTGGATCAGGAAGACCGAGGCTTGCTGGAAGGCTGGTACCTGGGCCATAAATACCCGCATACTGCCCACTGGCCGGGCTCCGTGGAAGAGCACATGGCCAAAACCCGCGGCGAGGTGCAGGCTGCGCCCTGGCAAGACAAGATCATTGCCTGGTATGAGCGCGAATTTACCAGGCCCGAAAAAATTGAGAGCAATGGCAAGACCATGTACCAGCTCACCTTTGGGGCCTGCGGCTATGAAACGCGCGTATGGCTCAACGGTCGGCTCCTAACCGATATAGAAGGCGGAGACGTCCATTACGGGGAGTACACCTCTTTCTCCTTTGAGATAAACGAGGAACACTTGCTTCCTGTGAACTGGCTCACAGTGCGCATTTCGCACAGCATGGATGCTGAGGTACCCCGCGGCAAGCAGGAATCTCACGTGTACAAGCGCGGCGGTATCTGGTACCAGACCTTCTCCGGGGCGGTGCGCAGCGTTTGGCTGGAGACCATTGAACGGAATCGGCTACGGTCCAGGGTTGGCGTTTTCAGCTTGATCGAAGACTCTTTGGTGCGTTTTGGGTTTACTACCAGAATACATGACCCGGGCCAGTACACCCTCCGGTTGCATGTGTACGAACGGGAGGGCGAAAACAACCAACCGCTAGCTTCCTCAGATTTCCAGCTCAGGCTGGAGGCTGGGCAGAAGCAGCAACACGTGGTCATCCAGATCCCCAATGCTCAGATCTGGTGCCCCGAGAATCCACATTTGTACAGGTTTGAGGCCCAATTGATTGACCACAGCGGGTACGCCGCCGAGATTGGCGGGCACTTCGGGCTCAGGAAAATTGAGGCCCGGGGCCGGCATATCTACCTTAACAACTCAGAGATCTACATAGACGGTATTCTTTACCAACCGGGCACGGCCACCTATGAGGAAATGCGCCGCCATATGTACGCCATGAAAGAGCTGGGCTGTAACCTGGTGCGCGTGCACATTGCCGGAATAGACCCCCGTATCTATAACCTGGCCGATGAAATTGGTATGCTTTTGTGGGTAGAAGTGCCTAGCCCGCATACCTCCACCAAGCGTAGCCGCGAGAACCACTGGAAAGAACTGCTCCGGATGCTGGCCCTGATTGAGACCAACCCCGCGGTGATCATCTGGAGTTTGTACAACGAGGACTGGGGCGCCCAGGACATTGCCACCAACCCAGAGACCCGGCAGTACATCATGGACACATTCCATTACATGAAGATCAAATACCCGCAGTTTCTGGTGGTAGACAATGACGGCTGGCAGCATATTTCCTATGAAGGGAAACTGAAGTCTGATATTCTCACCTCGCACCTGTACACCCCAGACCTGCCTCGCTGGATAGAGCTTTTGGACCAATTAACCGCCGGGCAGATGGAAGGCGTAGCCGCTTTCCCGCTGGTGGTGGGCGACCAATATTTCTTCCGGGGCCAGGTGCCCCTGATTGTGAGCGAATGGGGCGGTTTTGGGTTCTCAGACTACGGCGGGCCTAATGACCTGAACGAGCGGGCAGAGCGCATAAAGCAGTTCAAGCAGGAACTAAGGAAACGGCCTATTGCCGGCGATGTGTACACGCAGGCCACCAACATTGAGGATGAACGCAACGGGCTTATTGACCCACATACCGGCGCGCTCTCGGTGCCGGCTGGACTGCTGAACTCGGGCCAGGATGACGGAAGCTGCAGGAGCAATTAGACCCTAATCTTTACTGACGGCAGGTGCCCTTTCTCTCAAGAGTGGGGCACTTGCTGTTTTAAGGCTGTTTTAGGAAAAACGGCCCGTAAATGAAAAGCCTTGCGCTAGCCAGAAGTAATTGAAACAATACCAACTTTCCTGAGTTAAGGAAGAGACAGCCACCTATAACCAAACGCGCATGAAGAGATTTTTTGCCTTACTCTGTTACCTGGTCACGCTTACCGCCCATGCCCAGAAACTAACCCCCGCCGACCGTATGAAAACAAACGGCGGAAAGCTGGTTATCCAGCCGGTCATGCACGCCTCACTGGTACTGCAGTGGAACGCAAAAACCATTTGGGTAGACCCCTCGGGCGGCGCGAACTTATACACCGGACTTAACAGTCCGCATATCATCCTTCTCACCGATATTCACGGCGACCATATGGACCTGAAAACCCTGGAGGCCCTCCCTATCCACAACGCAAAGATCATCGCGCCGCAGGCCGTCATTGACAAACTGCCCGCCAGAATGAAAGCCCAGGCCATGGCCTTGAACAACGGCGATAAAATGGAAGTGATGGATATACATATCAAGGCCCTGCCCATGTACAACCTGCCCGAAACCGCAGATTCCCGGCACCCCAAAGGAAGAGGCAATGGGTACGTTTTATCCATCGGCACCAAGAAAGTCTATATCTCCGGAGACACCGAGGACATACCGGAAATGCGCGACCTGGATGATATAGACGTGGCCTTTGTCTGCATGAATCTTCCCTTTACCATGGATGTGGACCAGGCCGCCGACGCGGTGCTGAATTTCAAGCCAAAGGTGGTCTACCCCTACCATTACCGGGGCCAGAAAGGCTTGAGTGACGTAAACGCTTTCAAAGCCAAAGTGGAAGCCAAGAACCGCAAGATTGAGGTGCGGCTAAGGAATTGGTATCCGGCGCTGTAGCAAAAAAATTTACCCACAAAAAAAGCCTTACAGAATTGGTTCTGTAAGGCTTTTTTTGTGGGCTGACGTTTTGGTGCCCTTCTTAGATACGGCTGCCGGTTTCATCACCGGGTTCTGTCTCTTTAGCGCCCAAGGGTTGCTCAGAAGACCTGATTCCATTGCCTCCCTCCCCAGAGACGCCCTGGTGGCTGCCTTCGCTGGCAAATCCGGGCCCCTGGTTGCTGGACTCGTTGCTGTCAGGGTTGTTGCTGCCGTAGCCGGTCACCTCATTGCCCTGTATGTGCAGGTTTTCCAGGCGGTCTTTCTGGTCATTGCGCTCGGTTTCCCCGCCCAGGCCTATGTTGCGTTTAGCCGATGGGTCTGGTTTGTTGCCCGGGGCATTGCGCTGGTGGTAATCATCATTCACGCTGTTGGGTCTCCCCGGTCTATCGTTTTCTTCGTCTGTAGTAGCCATGTCAAAAGTGGTTAGTTGTGGTATAGGTACGCAGAGGACCACAGGCAGGTTAGCCAAGCCTGCCTTTCGCGCAGACGAATAGCGGAACACCTAAACCAAAAAGGGACGCCTGCTCGTTGCAGGCGCCCCTTTCAGAAACTATAGATGGCTTAGTGCTTTTTGCCTTTTCCTTTGCTCTTTCCTTTACCGTTGCTTTTGGAATTGCTTTCAGAGGTGCGGTACACCACGTTTCCGGCTTTCTTCTGTTGCCCCGGGGCATAGGCTTTGGCCGACTGGTCACCGTATACTTTCTTGGCCTGGCCCGGAGGCATGCCTTGGGTAGACGTTCTACTGCCCGGGAACAAGATGCCTGGGATATCTGAAGTCCGCTGACTTCTGGTACCAGTGCCCGATGGGTACCGGGAGCTGCTGGTCTTTCTGGAGCTGGAACAGCTGGCGGCCGTGATCACTACCAAGACCAACACAAATAACTGTAATAATTGCTTTTTCATGGGTTCAGCATTAGGGGACAAAAAATCTCTTATCATGCGGCAGCAAGTATGAAGCCAGAAATGGAACTTTCTCTATATATTTCCTTCAGCAGGTGATTTATCTTTGGAAGATGATAAAACACCCTGCCATATTCAAAAAAAGAAAAAACTTCAATATGTCTTTTTACAGACGCTGGCTCTACATAAGCGGCGCAAGTTACATCATATTTTTTTGAAGCAGTCTGCCGGGCATCAAGGAATTTTTAAATTTTAGGCAGTTGCTTCAGCTTCCTGATTTAAGGCTAAAACGGGAAAAACACCCCATAAACGGAGAATAGCCAAAATCTTGGGAAAATGGTATATTAGCTGAACCAAGCTAAACAAACAATTCATCTTATGCAGATAAACGTTATTTCAAGGCGCTCCCGGGCGGCTGTCTTGTTCCTGGCACTGGGCCTGGGCACGCCGGCGGCCATGGGGCAAACGGGCAAAGACCTGAACGTGGCCTACCAGCGTCCCGCTGAATCTATTGCCAAACTGATTGAGGCACCGGCCACCCCATCGGTGAGTTTTGACTCCAAAGGCGAATGGATGCTGCTCATGGAGCGGCCCGGCTATCCTTCTATTGAGGAAGTAGCCGCCCCCGAGGCCCGCATTGGCGGCCTCAGGATCAACCCTGCGGTGAACGGTTCCAGCCGGGGCTCGTCTTTCACCAACCTCACCCTGAAGAAGGTTAACGGCGGCCAGGAAATGAAAATCCAGGGGCTGCCGCAGAACGCCAAAATCACAGACGTTACCTGGTCCCCAGACGAGAAACAGGTGGCCTTCCTGAACACGGTAGCCAACGGTATTGAGCTTTGGGTTTTGAATGTGCAGGACCGCTCCGCGCGCAAACTTACCACTGTCACCGTGAATGACGCCTACGGCAACGCCTTCACCTGGACCCCAGACAGCAAATCCCTGCTGGTGAAACTGGTGGACTCCAAACGGGGCGTGGCCCCCAAAACCAATAGCACGCCGGTTGGGCCGGTCATCCAGGAAAACCTGGGCCGCACCGCCCCCTCCCGCACCTACCAGGATCTTTTGCGCAACCGCCAGGACGAAGCGCTCTTTGACTACCTTCTTACAGGGCAACTGGTGCAGGTTTCTTTAGACGGAGCTACCCAGACCAACATAGGCGGGACCGGCATTTACCGTTCGTTCAGCTTCTCGCCAGACGGCCAGTATTTGTTGGTAGCCACCACCCAACGTCCTTACTCCTACCTGGTGCCCGCTAGCCTGTTCCCCTACACGGTGCAGGTCTGGGACCGCCAGGGCAAAATGGTGAAGCAGATTGCAGACATTCCACTGGGCGAAAACATTCCTACGGGCTTTAACGCCGTGGCCACTGGCCCCAGAAACGTGGCTTGGCGCGCAGACCAGCCCGCCAGCCTGTACTGGGTAGAGGCACAGGACGGCGGCGATGACAAGAAAGAGGTTCCGGTAAGGGACATAGTCTACACCCAGGTGGCGCCGTTCTCAGACAAACCCGTAGCCCTGGTAGGTACCAAGCTCCGCTATAGTGGCATTACTTGGGGGGCCAATGACATGGCACTGGTGACCGAGCGCTGGTGGAAAACCCGCCAGGAGCGCCGCTTACTGGTAAAGCCCAGCAAACCGGGCGCCACACCGGTCGTGCTGGTGGAGCGTTCGTATGAAGACCTGTACAATGACCCTGGCACGCCGGTCATGACCAAAAACCAATACGGCCGCCAGGTACTCATGACCGATAAGTCTGGCCAAAACCTGTATATGATCAGCCAAGGGGGCTCGCCGCAGGGGAACCGCCCGTTTCTGAGTAAGTTTAACCTGGTCACTAAAAAAGAAGACATTCTATGGCGTTCTGAGGCTCCGTACTATGAGCGGCCTATTGACGTGCTGGACCCGCAGAAAGGCATTTTCATCACCCTGCGTGAGTCAGAGAATGACCCGCCCAACTACTTCAAGCGGACCGTGGGTTCCAAGAAACTGACGGCCGTGACCAAGTTCCCGCATCCGGCCCCCGATCTGATTGGGGTAGACAAGCAGTTGCTTACCTACAAGCGCAATGATGGCGTAACCCTTACTGCCACTTTGTACACGCCCAAAGGCTACAAGAAAGAGCAAGGCCGCCTGCCTATGCTCATGTGGGCGTACCCCAGGGAGTTCAAAGACGCCGCCACGGCCGGCCAGGTAAAAACCTCGCCGTATGAGTTCACCCGCATCAACTACGGTTCGCCCTTGTTCTGGGTAACCCGCGGCTATGCCGTGCTGGACCGCACTGATATTCCGATTGTAGGCGAAGGCACCGCAGAACCCAATGACACCTACGTGGAGCAATTGGTGGCCAGCGCCAAAGCCGCCATAGACGAGGTAGCCAAGATGGGCATTGCCGACCCTAACCGCGTAGCCGTGGGTGGTCACTCTTATGGGGCCTTCATGACCGCCAACCTGCTGGCGCACTCTAACCTGTTTGCCGCGGGTATCGCGCGCAGCGGGGCATATAACCGTACCTTAACGCCGTTCGGGTTCCAGGCAGAGGAGCGTACCTTCTGGGAAGCCCCGGAAGTGTACGCCAAGATGTCGCCGTTCAATTATGCCAACAAGATAAAGACGCCTATTCTGTTGATCCATGGCGAGGCCGATAACAACTCCGGCACCTTCCCTATCCAGAGTGAGCGTTTCTATAATGCCTTGAAAGGCCACGGCGCCACCACCCGTTACGTGGTCTTGCCCGCTGAGAGCCATGGCTACGGGGCCAAGGAATCTGTTATGCACATGCTCTGGGAAATGGACCAGTGGCTGGAGAAATACGTGAAAAACAAACCACAGCCGCAGAGCATGCGCTAAGCGGCTGCCACCAAAAAAAGAGGGCTCCCCAACCAGGAGCCCTCTTTTTTTGTCTATTCTGGTTGGTATCCAGCTTATTCTTAAATCGCCGCGCACCTTCACCATCAACAATAGTTGTTCTGTTTTGGGCTTGTTTTCCGGAAAACAGGCTCAAAACAGTTTTTTCCCTGCCGCCTTATAACACCTGTAGCACCACATCACCCCCAACGGGGTATCCCACACAGGTGAGGGTTAATCCCCGGGCCACTTCCCTATCGGAGAGCACTTCATTGTAAGACATCCAGACTTTCCCTTGCAGGCATTGGGCCGCGCAACTTCCGCATTTGCCGGTCTCACAGCTGTAGGGCAAAAAGATCTTTGCTTTTCTGGCTGCCTGCAGAATAGTGTCCGGGAACTGCACTTGCAGCGGGTAGGCCTGCTTTTTGTATAACAGCGTGACTTGGTGCCGGCGCGTATCTGGCGGCTCTACCTTCAGGGTAACTTTGACGCTGTTAAAATTCTCCTGCCTGATATTTTCCAGCGGCACCTTCAATTCCCGAAGGCCATACACGCACAACCGCCGGTAACTTTCGGGCCCGCAGATATAACATAATATTTCAGATAAAAGCACCACTGCGTATTGGGAAACTAATTCCTCCAGCAGCGACTTGTGCAGCCGGGCCTGGTCAAGCCGGGGGTTGGTACTGAACAGGTAATGAATCACCAGGCGCTCGGGGAATCGCTCTGCCAGAGCATCTAGTTGCTGTTTAAAAATGGTATCCTGGGGGCTATGGTTACTGTACACCAGCACCGCTGCCATGGAAGGATAGCCGAAGAGCACGGTTTTCAGCAGAGAAAAAATGGGTGTGATGCCACTGCCTGCCGCCCAGAAAAACACTTGCCCAAACCGCTCTTCCGCCTCCGGCGGAAGGGTAAAAAATCCGCCCGCCCCAATGGTAAGCACCTCATCCCCTACCTTGGCGTGGTCTATCAGTTGCCGGGACAGCACCCCGTTGGCAATGCGCTTCACCCCTATGCTCAGGGGTTCCTGCAACACAGGCGAAGAAGTGATAGAATAGGACCTTCGCACCTCCTGCTCCCCTTTCAGGACCACCAGTGTGAGGTATTGCCCTGGCTGGTACACAATGCTTTCTGCCTCTTCTCCGCCAAAAACAAACGTCTTCACGCCAGGGACTTCCTCCTTGATCTGTGTGATGGTTAGGGTCTGAAACGAAGTACTCATGCCAATGAAATTCATTGCTTTGGTCTCTAAACGAAGGATCTGCGGTTAGAGATAACCCGCCTTGGTAGCTTTAGGTTTTTTTGGAGCTTATCCAGTGAAATTACATCCTGCGTTTAAAGCCTGTTTTCCAAAAAACGGGCCCAAAACCCAAGGCAAGCATAATAGGTAAACAAGGGCCTTTCACCTAACTTCACCTTGCCTTCACTAGTGTCATGTAAAGCAAAAGCGTCTATTGCCGTAAAAGGTTACCATGGACCATTTACCGGAAGAAAAACGGCCAGCGGTGGATCTGGCTACCTACTCCACCTTAGAAACTGCCACCCTGGCTATGGGCTGCTTCTGGAAACCCGAAGCGCTTTTTGGTGCCCAGCCTGGCGTGGTCCGCACCCGGGTAGGCTACGCCGGGGGCACCACGCCAGACCCCACCTACCGCCATTTGGCCGAACATATGGAAACCGTACAACTGGAGTTTGACCCTTCTCAAGTAACATTTCTGGAATTACTAAGGCTGTTTTTCGCGCACCACACCCCTACCAAAGAACCCTACAAACGGCAATACACCTCAGCTATATTTTATCACTCCCCGGAACAGGAAAAGGCAACTAAAACCGCTCTCCAGGAAGCCGAGAAGCGTTTAGAAGCACCTCTTTTTACGGAGGTGAATCCGTTCACTATTTTTTACCTGGCCGAGGAACGGCACCAGAAATGGAACCTCCGCCGCACCCCCGATCTTTTGCAAACCTATCAGGCTATCTACCCTAAATTTGAGGACTTCAACCATTCCACTGCCGTGGCCCGGGTAAACGGGTACCTGGGCGGTTTCGAAGAGGAGCACGTTCTGATGGAGGACCTGGGCGGCCTGGGGCTTCCGTATGAGGCCCAGAATATTTTGCTGGCGCATTATCTGGCGTTGGGTAAAAACCGGTAGTTGAAGAGTAGTTGTTGTGGTTTGGGGATGTTTTGCGAAAAACGGGCTGGAAACGGAACACTTCAAGGGTTTAAAAACCAACTGGCGCGAGTCTTCAGACGCGTGGCAAAGGATGGGGTGAGTCTCCAGACTCACAGGAAACAGAATCGGAATTGCTTTTAGTCAGGAATGAGTGGATTCGCTGCTTTGCAGCGAGGGTAGTCTGGAGACTACCCGTTATCCCAAGTCACGCGTCTGAAGACCCGCGCCAGTGGATTTTTTTCAAACGTGCTCTCCTGTGTAAACACCCCTCTGCGCTCCCTCAACGGGAGAGTCTGCGGTGAAGAGGTAGTATTACGTTTTGAGGCTGTTTTCAGGAAAACGTCCTTAAAACGCAAATCTTAAAACACGCATCTCCCGTGCTGTTCGGGATTTGCAATCCCGAATTTCTGAAAAGCGGATTTGCAATCCGCCGGGAACCAAGAACAAAATCGCTACCGCCGGGGATTACAAATCCCCCTTTCGGAACTTCCGGATTGCAAATCCAGAAGAGCTGATGACCCATAGCGGCCATTCCCCAGATTCCAGTCTTTACTCCGAGCGCCTCGCTTGTGGCCCTGCAACAGCTTTACCTAAGAGTAGAAGGAAATAGTAGGCCGCAAGGGCAGTGCGAGGGGGAAAGACGGGGCCCAGCGGCCGTGAGCGCTCAAAGGGCAACTATGAAACAATACAGCATAAGGACTCAGGCATAAGCAGAAACCACGTCA
This Rufibacter radiotolerans DNA region includes the following protein-coding sequences:
- a CDS encoding ferredoxin--NADP reductase → MNFIGMSTSFQTLTITQIKEEVPGVKTFVFGGEEAESIVYQPGQYLTLVVLKGEQEVRRSYSITSSPVLQEPLSIGVKRIANGVLSRQLIDHAKVGDEVLTIGAGGFFTLPPEAEERFGQVFFWAAGSGITPIFSLLKTVLFGYPSMAAVLVYSNHSPQDTIFKQQLDALAERFPERLVIHYLFSTNPRLDQARLHKSLLEELVSQYAVVLLSEILCYICGPESYRRLCVYGLRELKVPLENIRQENFNSVKVTLKVEPPDTRRHQVTLLYKKQAYPLQVQFPDTILQAARKAKIFLPYSCETGKCGSCAAQCLQGKVWMSYNEVLSDREVARGLTLTCVGYPVGGDVVLQVL
- the msrA gene encoding peptide-methionine (S)-S-oxide reductase MsrA codes for the protein MDHLPEEKRPAVDLATYSTLETATLAMGCFWKPEALFGAQPGVVRTRVGYAGGTTPDPTYRHLAEHMETVQLEFDPSQVTFLELLRLFFAHHTPTKEPYKRQYTSAIFYHSPEQEKATKTALQEAEKRLEAPLFTEVNPFTIFYLAEERHQKWNLRRTPDLLQTYQAIYPKFEDFNHSTAVARVNGYLGGFEEEHVLMEDLGGLGLPYEAQNILLAHYLALGKNR
- a CDS encoding sugar-binding domain-containing protein → MTNPNPNLSATESIEESEITNKSIGSTEIDSFVEPNVDRSSQNALPRTVLRPNTYSLLDGEWKFQLDQEDRGLLEGWYLGHKYPHTAHWPGSVEEHMAKTRGEVQAAPWQDKIIAWYEREFTRPEKIESNGKTMYQLTFGACGYETRVWLNGRLLTDIEGGDVHYGEYTSFSFEINEEHLLPVNWLTVRISHSMDAEVPRGKQESHVYKRGGIWYQTFSGAVRSVWLETIERNRLRSRVGVFSLIEDSLVRFGFTTRIHDPGQYTLRLHVYEREGENNQPLASSDFQLRLEAGQKQQHVVIQIPNAQIWCPENPHLYRFEAQLIDHSGYAAEIGGHFGLRKIEARGRHIYLNNSEIYIDGILYQPGTATYEEMRRHMYAMKELGCNLVRVHIAGIDPRIYNLADEIGMLLWVEVPSPHTSTKRSRENHWKELLRMLALIETNPAVIIWSLYNEDWGAQDIATNPETRQYIMDTFHYMKIKYPQFLVVDNDGWQHISYEGKLKSDILTSHLYTPDLPRWIELLDQLTAGQMEGVAAFPLVVGDQYFFRGQVPLIVSEWGGFGFSDYGGPNDLNERAERIKQFKQELRKRPIAGDVYTQATNIEDERNGLIDPHTGALSVPAGLLNSGQDDGSCRSN
- a CDS encoding MBL fold metallo-hydrolase — encoded protein: MKRFFALLCYLVTLTAHAQKLTPADRMKTNGGKLVIQPVMHASLVLQWNAKTIWVDPSGGANLYTGLNSPHIILLTDIHGDHMDLKTLEALPIHNAKIIAPQAVIDKLPARMKAQAMALNNGDKMEVMDIHIKALPMYNLPETADSRHPKGRGNGYVLSIGTKKVYISGDTEDIPEMRDLDDIDVAFVCMNLPFTMDVDQAADAVLNFKPKVVYPYHYRGQKGLSDVNAFKAKVEAKNRKIEVRLRNWYPAL
- a CDS encoding alpha/beta hydrolase family protein, encoding MQINVISRRSRAAVLFLALGLGTPAAMGQTGKDLNVAYQRPAESIAKLIEAPATPSVSFDSKGEWMLLMERPGYPSIEEVAAPEARIGGLRINPAVNGSSRGSSFTNLTLKKVNGGQEMKIQGLPQNAKITDVTWSPDEKQVAFLNTVANGIELWVLNVQDRSARKLTTVTVNDAYGNAFTWTPDSKSLLVKLVDSKRGVAPKTNSTPVGPVIQENLGRTAPSRTYQDLLRNRQDEALFDYLLTGQLVQVSLDGATQTNIGGTGIYRSFSFSPDGQYLLVATTQRPYSYLVPASLFPYTVQVWDRQGKMVKQIADIPLGENIPTGFNAVATGPRNVAWRADQPASLYWVEAQDGGDDKKEVPVRDIVYTQVAPFSDKPVALVGTKLRYSGITWGANDMALVTERWWKTRQERRLLVKPSKPGATPVVLVERSYEDLYNDPGTPVMTKNQYGRQVLMTDKSGQNLYMISQGGSPQGNRPFLSKFNLVTKKEDILWRSEAPYYERPIDVLDPQKGIFITLRESENDPPNYFKRTVGSKKLTAVTKFPHPAPDLIGVDKQLLTYKRNDGVTLTATLYTPKGYKKEQGRLPMLMWAYPREFKDAATAGQVKTSPYEFTRINYGSPLFWVTRGYAVLDRTDIPIVGEGTAEPNDTYVEQLVASAKAAIDEVAKMGIADPNRVAVGGHSYGAFMTANLLAHSNLFAAGIARSGAYNRTLTPFGFQAEERTFWEAPEVYAKMSPFNYANKIKTPILLIHGEADNNSGTFPIQSERFYNALKGHGATTRYVVLPAESHGYGAKESVMHMLWEMDQWLEKYVKNKPQPQSMR